The Pontibacter korlensis sequence CACCGGCAGCAGGAACTCGAGGTAAAGCAGTGGAAAAAGAAAACCTCCAACACAAACGCATTGGAGGTCTCAAATTAAAAAGTAACTTCGTCTCAAATCCGTCAACCTATTTCAGGACAAGACATTATATCAAACCTAGTTCTTTAGCTCAGCAAAGTGCTGGTAAAACAGAGGTATTGTTTCGATACCTTTCATGTAGTTAAACAGGCCAAAATTCTCGTTTGGAGAATGGATTGCATCAGAGTCCAGGCCAAAACCCATCAGCACAGAATCCAGGCCTAGCTCCGACTTGAACATAGCCACAATCGGAATAGAGCCACCGCTGCGTACCGGCACTGGTTTTACGCCAAAGGTTTCTTCATAAGCTTTGGAAGCGGCCTGGTAAGCAGGAGAGTCGGTTGGTGTTACCACTGGCTCTCCACCATGGTGCGGCTTCACCTCTACTTTTACACTCTTAGGCGCTATGCTTTTAAAGTGCTTTTTAAATTTCTCTGTGATTTCCTCTGAGCTCTGATTTGGCACTAGGCGCATCGAGATCTTAGCATATGCCTTAGAAGGAATAACAGTCTTGGCACCCTCGCCAGTATAGCCACCCCAGATACCGTTTACATCCAGCGTTGGGCGAATAGAATTACGCTCCATGGTTACATACCCAGCCTCACCGTGTACATCGCTTAAGTCTAGAGCCTTCTTATACTTCTCCAGATCAAACGGAGCACGGGCCATCTCAGCACGCTCCTCCTGGCTCAACTCTTCTACATTATCATAGAAGCCAGGTATGGTGATGTGGTTATTCTCATCGTGCATAGAAGCGATCATCTGGCAAAGTATGTTGATTGGGTTTGCCACTGCACCACCATATAAGCCAGAGTGCAGGTCGCGGTTAGGACCGGTAACTTCCACTTCTACATAGCTCATACCACGCAAGCCTGTTGTAATAGATGGCGTATCGTTACCCAACATACCTGTGTCAGAGATCAGGATAACATCACCCTGCAAACGGTCTTTATTCTCCCGCACAAACGTAGCCAAGTTCTTAGAGCCAACTTCCTCTTCACCTTCGATCATGAACTTTACGTTACAGGCCAGCGTGCCTGTCTGCATCATAGTTTCGAACGCTTTTACGTGCATGTACATCTGTCCTTTATCATCACAGGCACCACGGGCGTAGATCTTTCCATCTTTAACTACAGGCTCAAACGGAGGCGAGTTCCACAGCTCATAAGGGTCGGCTGGCTGCACATCATAGTGCCCATACACCAGCACTGTTGGCAGATTAGGGTCTACCATTTTCTCTCCGTACACCACTGGGTTGCCAGGCGTTTCCACCAGCTCCACGTTATCAGCACCGGCTTCAAGCAGTCGCTCTTTCAGAAACTCCGCATTGCGTAGTACATCGGCCTTAAACCTGGCATCGGCACTAACAGACGGAATACGTAGCATGTCGAGCAGCTCATTTACAAAGCGGTCTTTGTTGTCGTTGATATATTGATTGATCATATCGTTTTATTTTGCTCTGTTTTGTCTTAAAGTTACAAAAAAAAGCCACCCTTGCTTAGCAGGATGGCTCTTGTCATATTTTTTATACTTAGTAGTGGTTAGCGCCTGCGCCCCAATTTTATGTTTGCCTTACTCTCCTCCCCGGCAATCAGGCGGTTAATATTTTTACGGTGCGTAAGCACTACCACCGCAAAAAGTATGAAGCCGAAGATAATCAGGATTGGGTTCTCCGGCTGAAAGCGCGGAACCAGCAGCAACAGCATCGGAAAGGCAAGTGCCGCGATAATAGACCCCAGCGACACATACTTTGAGGTAAACAGAACCACGATAAAAATAGCGATACACATCAGGGCAACTACCGGCTCAATGGCGAGCATCATACCCAAAAGTGTTGCTACCCCTTTACCTCCAACAAAGTTCTCATACACTGGGAAGATGTGCCCCAGTACGCCAATAGCTCCAAAAATCAGCTGGAAAACTATTAAGTTCTCTGGCTCAATGGCATTAAATATAACCAGAAAGCCTGCCAGTGAGGTTGCCGTCCAACCTTTAAAAATGTCGATCAGCATTACAATTGCACCGGGCTTCTTACCTAACACACGGAAGGTGTTGGTAGCACCCGAGTTTCCGCTACCATGCTGGCGGATGTCGATGCCATAGTAGGCTTTGCCTATCCAAACAGCTGAGCAAATAGAGCCAATCAGGTAAGCTGCTATGGCAAATAATGCAATCAGTAATATGTTCATAAGTATTCGATTTGAACCACGGGTTTGCTTTTTGCTAACCGCCTACAATAGTGAGTGCAGGTGCAGTTTTTTATAGCAAAAACGAGCCCAAATATAGGCAAAACTAAATTCACTGCCTAGAATTTAAGCGCTCCTTTAACCTATACGCGGTGTTTGGGGTTCCTGGTTATATCAGAATATTTCTGATTGCTCCTCTTCCTCCTTCTTCTTTTTCTTCTTCTTTTCCTTTTTGCTGTCTTCTTCTGAGATAAAGTCGAAGTTTCCGGTTGGTTGGTTTGCCACCTTTTCTGTTATAGCCTTGAAGCCTTCCTTACCACCCAAGTAGGTGTTCTGGAAGTAGTTCAGGAATTCATTCTTCTCAATCAGTGCGCCATCGTAGATACTATAACTGCCACTAGACCCGCGGCTGCCTTTCGACTTGGAGCTAACGGCTTTGTTAAACTTATCATCTGAGGAAACCATAGAAAGGCCATTCTCGAAATAGCTGAAGTAGTACCAGGTGTACGGATCAGCCTGCAGGAACAGGTTTACGACAGGCTCGCCATGCATATCCTGCTTCATCTCCAGGTAACCGTTCATGCTGGCGTTAATGTCATCTTTCAAGCTGCTGGCAACACTAATACCGCCTACACTATACCATGCTTTCTGCTCGTTCGACCAACGCAGATCAACATTACTTAATACCAGGCTGCGCTCTAATTTCTTCGATAGCTTAGGCAGCGGCACATAGTTTATCATGGATTGCTCTTTATACTTACGCACTTCCTTGTCCCCAATAAATTCACCTAGCTTGTACAGCATACGCTCATCAGCAGTGCTTAGGGTAGAAATACCAACTGCATTACCCCGCAGGTTGCCAGCCATGGCATTGAGCGCCTGTGATGGCACGTTCATATCAAATGCCAGAAAGGTGTTTAACTCATAGCGGCTGCTGTCAACATTTGCATCGCCACTACCGGATGCCTCCAGTCCGAAATTCTTGTTCGACTTTAAAAGGTTAAGCTTTCCTTCGAAATGGATGGTGTTAGAGGTTTCGTTGTACCGTAGCACATTGCCTTCATAAGCATTCCCGTAAGCTCTGGCTTCCCTACCGATTTTGAACTCACTGTTTGCTTTATCATAAGACAACAGCCCATCTACTGTAAAGAGATCCAGGTCTTCTGCCCCTTGTTTTCTGGAAACAAAAGTATTGTACAACTTGCCTGAGCCGGTTGCGACATGTAGACCAGTATGAAGAGGAGAACCGTCTGCTGCCTTTGGTTTCAGGATTGGTATACGAACGTTAGTCGGGTTAAGCGTGTCTTTCTTGTAAGGGAACCAATCGGAATCGTTCGGATTACCTGTAAAGTTAAGTTTTACCTCTCCATCAAAGTCCATATGTGCATTCGGCGCCTGTAGGATAGCCTTTCCTCGATACATAATTCTAGGGAAGATGTAGAATGGCTTCACTTCTTCGTCCAAGGTAGCAGTAGCATAGGTATAAACAGGTTTCTTTTTCTGCTGAGGGTTACCGTACACAAAGTCTGCAAAAACTAACCGGAAAGAGTCGCCAGCGGCATTGTAATAATCATGCACGGCATCTCCTTTGAAAGCCAAGCGCGATAGCACGTCAATATTACCGCTATACATCTTGTGGTGCTGCTGTACGGAGTCGGCTAGTACTTTCGCATTTCTAAGTGTACGCATGGTGGCATCTGCCGACACAGCAACTTTGCCGCTGTCTGGCATTATGAACGCATCGGCCACGGCTATGTAAGGAACACCTGTAGCGTGCAAGGTATTTTCTTTAAGCCCATACTCGCCGCCATCGGCCATAAACTTTAAACCTTCCTGCTCCGGGTGCTGTGAGTAGAACCAGTTTTTACCTCCGTTCTCATCTGCCTTTAGGCTTACCTTCTGCGTATTCATGTCCCAGCGGGCGCTGCTCATTGAAGTTTTGTACTGTGTTTTTGGGAACTCCATACTAGCGGCTCCTTTCTGCTCGCTCTCAAAGTCTACAAAACCGGTGGTCATGTCATAAGTAAAAGCGACATCCAAGGCTTTAACGGCTGGTCGACCTTCCACGTCAGATTTCACGAGCATTTGGGCATTATTGCCACTAAAGCTACGCTGCCCAAACAAGAACTTAGGTGATGTAACATTGGCGTTGGCATTATCGAGCACACCGCTTCCGTACAAGCCTCCTGGCGAAAGTTTGGCTACTCCGGCAAGGGTGTAGCCTTCTTTATAAACCTTCATAGGCTCGTCCGTTGTCTGCAGGTACATAGTATCTGCTTGCGGCTGCCAGTTCATGTTAAACTTCTTTAGAGAGGCTACTGGGTAGGCTGTTCCGTTTACTGTTGCCTCCTTGATCGTTACTTCGGTGCCTCCTTCGGCTACTGCTCCATTCTTGTAGAAAGTATATACTGGAGCCTGCAAGGTAGCTGATAGGTACTGCAGCTTGCCTTTGCTCTGAATACCTGCCGAGCTCATCATGATGGTGTCATAAACCACACCTTTCCCACCGTAGGCTGCCAAGCCCTGAGCGGATGGCTGGTAGTAAAAGCCAAGTGTCTCATCTGGCATCATCTGGAGCTTTGTTTTGATCGGCGGGAAAATACCTCCAGAGTTAAACGTGCCGTCAAAGGCCACTACTCTTTTGCCAGAGCTTAAGCTGTCGAGTTTGAACGGCGGCATATCGAAGTATACGGTGCTGTCGTAGGCTCCACCTGCTACGTCCGGTCGTGCAAAGGCCATCTGAGCACCTGCCACTGCATCAAATTTCGGATATTCTGCTAGGAACTTCTCCCCCGACTTGTTACTTGGTTTGTTAATGTAGAGCTTGCCTGACAAGTTTCCGCCGCTGTTGCTCGTTAGCACCTGCTCTGGCACCTTGCTTGCTCTCGCTCCTCTTCTTTTAGACACTAGAGCGATGGTGTCCAGTTTGGCCAAATCTATAGAGAATTCATCATAGTTAAACCTGAATTCCTTACCTCTTAATGCAAGGCGACTAGCATACACTTGCCCATCAAACTCAATATCTCGGTTCTTCAGGATGTGCACCTCCTGGCGGCGCGGCAGTATGAACACGCTGGCAGTGTCGTTGTTAAACAGGATTTTGTTGACCCCTCGTACTGTAAGCTTATTGTTCTCCAGGTTTAGGGTGGCATTACGGCCAGAGGGCACCACCGATTTTATCACGATGTGGTCGTAATCATTTTTATCGCGGGAGGCTCCTACATAATGCCATGCCTTGTTCTTGAGCTGCACATAACCCGATGCCGGGTCATAGTCCAGGTAGCCCTGGTAAGACATTACCTGAGCAGCTTCGCGCACGGCTTTCTCATCCAGGCGAGTGGCACGGGCTACATCAGCTGTATAAAACGTACTTGATTTTATCTTTGCTCCGTAGCCAACCAACACCTGCAGCGGATGGAAAGGCGCGATGCCTACCAACTGCTGGTAACGTTCATTAGAATAGTACTCTGTTGATTCCAGCTGCACCGGAATCAACGTTTTAGTGTTGAGGATGGAGAATTCTATTTCCGGCTGATTCAGGTTCCAGTGTACCCGCTCCGCTGTTATCTCCAGGTTGTGGTAGGAGTCGTAGAATGGGGTGCGGGCGTAGGGACCTTTATCTTTTGTGAGGGTTAAGTTCTGATTTACGCGAGAGTAGCGCAGCTGCATAGCAGGGTGCGTCAGCGAATCTTTTTCCTGGTACACCGCCACCGCTGCACGGTTTGCCAGCACCAGCGAATCCTCAAAAGTATAGTTGCGGGCCAAGGTGCGAAACTTGCGCTTGCCCTGGTACGACACCACCAACTGCGATAAGCTACCATCCAGCGGGCGGCTACCTATTATATTACCTGATAGTGAAAACCCGCCAGTATAGGCAGTATTACCGCCTAGATTGTTTAATCGGGCATCACTTGTAAAGGAGGTGAACTTGGGGTAAGGATAGTTGCCTGTCTTGCGCTTGCTGCTCATCCATTCCAATGCGCCTTCCACAGGGGCTGCCAGTACTGTTGAGTAGTTTACTTTTACTTCCGGTGCCTTGAAACCTGCAAAGCTTGTGTTAAAACTATACTTACCTAGCTCAGCACTGGCTGGCTGCTCTTTCACCTGCCAATCAAACGTTCCGCCCTCTCCTACAAACACATTCTGCGCCAGCATTAACTGGCCACCTGTATTCTGTATAGCAACCGAGTCCCATGGCGTAACAAACACCAGTGCTACCTTATCCAGCTTCAGCACCGGACCTGATACTTTAGGCATGGTAGGTACAAACTGTCGTTTCAGGCTTTCCAGGCGCTTTTGTGCGCTAACTTTCTTTTCTTCTTTTTTTGGCTGTGGAGTTGCCGTTCCCCAACCATCATCTACCCAGGTTTCCTCTTCTGTTGTACTTACCTCATCATCCCAGGAAACACTATCCCAAGCTCCGGCATTGTCTTCCTGCTCCTCAACTGGCTTGCTGCCCCCTTCATAGGCAAAGCTAAAACTACCGCCAGAGGTTCTAAGGCTGTAGTAAGAGTTCTGGAACAGCTTGTTCTGATCCATGTAAAGGCTGGTGGTACGCAGAAATTGTTCGAGGCGCTTCGTGTCTTCCTGCTTCACAGCTTTGCCTGTAACCTCCAGCAGGTTATCGAGCTGATCCGCACGAAGATTCTGCTTTTTTATACCTGCCGTAAGGGTGGTGAAGAAGTCTGAGAAGTGAGGAGTGCTGCGCATTCGCTTACGGTACATGCGCTGAGCAATGTCAATCACTTCAGTCTTCTGCTTTGAAGAGAGCTTTCCGCTGCTCCATACTTCTTCCAAGTCAGCGGAAAGTGCCTCGGCGTTTTCAACTTTACCCGCCACCAACATCGCTTTCACATCTCCTACGAAGTCGGCAGGCTCTGTCGATAGCTTTGTCTGTGATTGTGCCTGCGCTGTTAGTACTGCTAAAAAAAAGACGAAGGGTAAAAGTTGTTTCATAAAGGTAGGGGTTGGATGATTGGTTGGTAAACTACACTTTTAAACTATGCTTTGAAGATGGCCGATACCCAA is a genomic window containing:
- a CDS encoding dipeptidase → MINQYINDNKDRFVNELLDMLRIPSVSADARFKADVLRNAEFLKERLLEAGADNVELVETPGNPVVYGEKMVDPNLPTVLVYGHYDVQPADPYELWNSPPFEPVVKDGKIYARGACDDKGQMYMHVKAFETMMQTGTLACNVKFMIEGEEEVGSKNLATFVRENKDRLQGDVILISDTGMLGNDTPSITTGLRGMSYVEVEVTGPNRDLHSGLYGGAVANPINILCQMIASMHDENNHITIPGFYDNVEELSQEERAEMARAPFDLEKYKKALDLSDVHGEAGYVTMERNSIRPTLDVNGIWGGYTGEGAKTVIPSKAYAKISMRLVPNQSSEEITEKFKKHFKSIAPKSVKVEVKPHHGGEPVVTPTDSPAYQAASKAYEETFGVKPVPVRSGGSIPIVAMFKSELGLDSVLMGFGLDSDAIHSPNENFGLFNYMKGIETIPLFYQHFAELKN
- the plsY gene encoding glycerol-3-phosphate 1-O-acyltransferase PlsY → MNILLIALFAIAAYLIGSICSAVWIGKAYYGIDIRQHGSGNSGATNTFRVLGKKPGAIVMLIDIFKGWTATSLAGFLVIFNAIEPENLIVFQLIFGAIGVLGHIFPVYENFVGGKGVATLLGMMLAIEPVVALMCIAIFIVVLFTSKYVSLGSIIAALAFPMLLLLVPRFQPENPILIIFGFILFAVVVLTHRKNINRLIAGEESKANIKLGRRR